Within Microterricola gilva, the genomic segment CGTGAGATGCACAGGGTGGCCACAGCGGAACGCGGATTCACACTCGTCGAGCTCCTCGTCTACATGCTGCTCATGGTGCTGGTGTTGGCGGTGGCCGGCGGGCTTCTCAGTACAACCCTCATTCAGTCGACGACTGTTCGTGCAGTCGACAACTCGTCGACTGCAGCGCAGCTCGCAGCGGATTCGATCGAAACCGGGATCCGCAATTCCTCGGACTTCAGTCTTTCGACACCGATCGGCAACGATCAGCTGCTCGTCGCCCGCGTGGCGTCAAACGACGCGACACTCACCTGGAGTTGCGTGGCGTGGTACTACTCGGCTTCCGGACGCAGCTTGCGCATGACACGATCCGCCACGGCGATCGCGGCCCCGACGGCTGCCCAGCTCTCATCGTGGACGCTCTTGGTCGATGGCGTGAGCCCAATCAGTGGCAACAGCGTCTTCGCAACCACAACGGGGCGCCGACTCACCATCGCCTTCAACGGCCTTGCGGGCGATCATCCGCCTGTGGCCATCACAACGTCCGCATTCGGTCGAGCGGGAGCAACAGGGAGCGTGTCATGTTACTGAGGCAGATTCGTCCAGCTGTGCCAGAGCGAGGATCGGCTCTGGTCGCCGTGATAGGCGTCATGGCGATCGCGCTCATCCTCACCGCGGTTGTCGGCGGTTCGCTGGTCAGCGGAATGGGGTTCACGAGCGCGACCAGGGCAGGGGTGCAGTCGCAAGCGGCTGCCGACGCCGGCATCGCCGCTGCCCGCGCCGGGCTCAATACTGTTGGCAATTGCGCGGCGCAGCCGACGCCGGGCAGGTACGTGTCGACGGTCGAGCCGAAGTACACCGCAACGCTGCAGTACAACGCCGGAGCGGGCTGGCAGAACGGGTGCCCGACGGGCGCAACCACGCAGGTTCGCATCGTGTCGAAGGGCACTGCCTCGGCGAAGGGCCTTGTTGGTCGATCCTCCGGCGATAGCAGCACCGTAGAAGCAGTGGTTGGCTGGCTCACGCCGGGCGTCGCACCTAGCGGAATCGGAATGTACCTCTACAAGGGCGGCCTTTTCGAGGCGAACTCCAACCTCGACCTCTCCGAGATCGATGGTGCGGGGCTTATGGTCAAGGACGGCAATCTGGACTGCGAGAAGAACAATTCCAAGATCAACGGCAACGTGTTTGTCAACGGAAACCTCACGTTCACAGGGAGCTGCACTGTGCTCGGTGACGCGTGGGTGACCGGTACAGCAACGCTTGGTTCCGGCCGGATCGACGGAGACCTCACCGCTGGCAGCGTGAGTCCGACGAATCCCAAAGCAACGGGGCAGGTTGGTGGCCGGTTGAACCCACCCGGCGCGGTCGCCCCGGTGGTGCCGGGGTGGTCTGAGGTGACGTACAAGCCGGGCGACTGGCGGGATGAAAGTGGGACGCCGTACGAAGTGAAGGTCTTGTCGGGCTCCGCGTGCAAGTTCACCAACGGCCAGCGGATCGGCGGCACGATCCCTGGAAAGCCCGTGATTCTGAACGCGCTCGCTTGCTCGAATGGCGTCGAAGCGGGCAACAACGACGATGTCGTGCTCACCAGCGACGTTGTGATCTTCGCCAACAAGTTCACGGGCAACAATGCGGGCAGCTACACCTCGAGTTCGACGGCGGTTCGCCGGCTCTGGTTCATCACGCCGGACCCAGTACCAACCGATGGCAAGCCGAGCTGTGTCTCACCCGCCGATGACTTCGTGGTCAAAAACAAACTCGAGATCAAAGCGCCCGTGGAGGCCTTTCTCTACACGCCGTGCAAGTTCGATGCGAAGAACACCTTCACCTGGAACGGCCAGCTATATAGCGGCGAGTACAGCGACGTGAAGAACAATTCGGGATTCACCTTCGCCCAGATGGGGATCGCGGGCGTGGATCTCGACACCGGCTCAGCCACGACACCAGTTCTGCAGCCGAAGCCCGGAGCCCTCGTCTCGAACCGCGATCTCGCACCGGTGGGGCCGTGATTCTGTGACCCCACTCGCCGCTCCGCAGCTCTTGACCGCTCTCACGCTCGCCGTGGGGCTGTTCGGGCTGCTCATCGGCTCCTTCCTCAACGTGGTGGTCTACCGCGTGCCAGCGGGCCTCTCGATCGTCTCGCCCCCGAGTGCCTGCCCCGGGTGCGGCGCGCAGATCCGGCCGGGCGACAACGTGCCGGTGCTGTCGTGGCTGCTGCTGCGGGGCAAGTGCCGCGCATGCAGGGAGCCGATCTCGGCTCGCTACCCTCTCGTTGAGCTCGGAACCGGGCTCGCCTTCGCCATCGTCACCGTGTGGCTGGTGGTCTTGGTTTCGACAGGTGGGGTTTCGACAAGCTCAGCCAGCGGAGACGGCTCAACCAGCGCGGTCGTCGCCAACGTACTGATGCTGCTCGCCTACCTGTACCTCGCGGCGATCAGCATCGCGCTGGCCCTGATCGACATCGACACGCACCGCCTGCCGAATGCGATCGTGCTGCCGAGCTATGTCGTCGCGGCGGTGTTGCTTGCGGCATCCGGGCTGATGGCCCAAGACTTCGACGCGCTGCTCTGGACAGCGATCGGCGGAATCGCCATGTGGATGGCCTACTTCGTGATGGCGTTCATCTACCCGGCCGGCATGGGCTTCGGCGATGTGAAGCTCGCCGGCGTCCTCGGCCTCTACCTCGGCTTCCTCGGTCTCGGGCCGCTGCTCGTTGGGGCGTTCGCCGCCTTCGTGCTCGGCGGAATCTTCGCGGTCGTTCTGCTGATCACGAAGCGCGCCGGGCGCAAGAGCGGGATTCCGTTCGGGCCGTGGATGCTGCTCGGGGCGTGGCTCGGCATCTTCTGGGGCGACGCGATCTGGCAGGGCTATCTGGGACTGATCGGACTGTGACACAAATGCCGACGATGACGAATTACACGAAAGACCAGCTCGGGCAACGGAGCTGTGCGCAACATCCGAAGGAGTGGATCTGATGGCCAACAGTGTCGTAGGTGTCGACATCACGAGCACCGCCGTGCGTGCGGTGGAGGTGGGCGATCCGGGGCGCAGCAAGGCGACGGTGCTGCGCCACTTCGAGATCGCTCTGCCCGAGGGTGCTGTGAGCCGTGGTGAGGTCATCGAGACCAACACGGTTGCCCAGGCGCTCAAGCAACTCTGGGCCCGCGGGGGCTTCAAATCGAAGGACATCGTGCTCGGCATGGGCAACCAGCGGGTACTCGCCCGTGACCTGACGGTTCCGAAGGCGTCGTTGCGTCGCATCCGCGAGTCGCTGCCCTTCGAGGTGCACGACATGCTTCCCGTTCCCGTCGCCGACGCCCTGCTCGACTTCTACCCCGTCTCGGAGGGGGAGAGCGAACACGGGCCGGTTGTGCACGGCCTTCTGATCGCTGCGGTCAAGGCCGCGGTGCTCGGCAACGTCGCCGCCACCCAGAAGGCCGGCCTCAACACCGTCGACGTCGACCTCATCCCCTTCGCCCTCACCCGCGCTCTCATCTCGCGCCCGGGGATCGCGGGCACTGCTGCGCTCGTCGACATCGGCGCCGACACGACAACGGTCGTGATCGCGCGCGACGGCGTTCCGCAGTTCGTGCGCATCATCCCGACGGGCGGCGACGACATCACGGTCGCGCTGCGGAGCGGGCTCGAGACTGATACCGCCGGCGCCGAGGGCGTCAAGCGCTCGCTCGGCCTGGCCAGCTCGGTGGCCTCGCGCGAGGAGCAGGCGGCCGTCGAGGTGATCTACCGGGTCGCGCTCGAGCAGCTGAGCAGCCTCCGCAACACCATCAGCTACTTCGTCAACACGCGACCGGAAGATCCGGTGCAGCAGATCGTGCTGAGCGGCGGCGGGGCGCAACTCCCTGGCCTCGTCAACGCCCTCGGCGAGATGACCCGACTGCCCGTCGTACTCGGAGACCCGTTCTCGAACGTCAGCATCGCCCGATCCGCCGATGAGGAGCAGCTTCGCCAGCGCGGTTCCACCTTCACCGTCGCGCTCGGACTGGCCCTGGGGAGTGCAGCATGAGCCGCCAGTCGAAAGAAGACCAACTGATCATCGGCGCGGAACCGCGCGTCGACCTGCTGCCACCGGAGGTGCTCACGGCACGCGCAGCGAAGGCGACGCGGCGTCGACTCGGCCTCGGCGTCCTGGGCGCCATCGCAGTGGTCGTGCTCGGCGTCGGTGCAACCTTCGCGCTCTCCGTGCAGGTGCAGGTGGACTTGCTCACCGCGCGGGCCCGCACAACCGACTTGATCATCGCGCAGGGGGAGTACGCCGAGGTCACCCAGGTGCAGGACCACCTCGACCTCGCCCGTGCCGCCCAGCAGGTCGGCGCCTCGACCGAGATCGCGTGGAAGCCCTACCTCGACCAGGTGCAGGCGACCCTGCCGGCCAGCGTGAGCATCGACCAGGTCACCATCGACTCGGCAACTCCGATCGCCGTGTACGAACAGGCGACGACGCCGCTGCAGGGGGCCCGCATGGCGACCATCAGCTTCAGCGCAACGAGCGCGGTGCTGCCGGACGTGCCGGCCTGGCTCCGCTCGCTCGCGACCCTCCCGGGATTCGCGGATGCGCTGCCCGGCTCGGTCACGCTCGACGAGGAGACCGGGATCTACACGGCGTCCATCACCATGCACGTCAACGACGCGGCGTTCTCGGGGCGTTTCGCCCCCGAGGTTCCGGCCGATGAGGCCGCGGCGGATGCCGGCACCGACAGCACAACCGCCGACGCCACCGCGTCGGAGGAGGGAGAGTAGACATGGACACGAACCGCCTCTGGACGATCGGCTCTGTGCTGCTCATCGTCGCCGTGCTCGGGCTCGGCTTCCTGCTCGGCGTCCAGCCGCAGCTTTCCGCGATCGCCACAGCAAACACCGAGCGGGCCGCGGTGGACGCCACGAACGCCGCAGCCGAGGTGAAGCTCGCTGCCCTGAAGAAGCAGTTCGAGGGGATCGACGAGCTCAAGGCCGAGTTGGCCCCGCTCGTCGAGTCGGTGCCGACGGGGGCGAACGCACCTGAACTGGTCGACCAGCTCGACGCGCTCGCCAAGGGCGTCGGAGTGACGCTCACCTCGATCACCGTCAACGATGCAGAGCAGTACACGCCTGTCGCCGCGCCCGCGCCGGCACCGGCCCCCGAGGCGGACGCCGCGTCGGAAGCGGCATCGGCCGACACCGCAGCCGTCGTGCCCGAGCCGGCAGCCCCCGCCGCCGGTGCGCCGCCCGTCGTGAACCCGCTCGTCACCTCGGGCAACTTCGCGGTGCTCCAGGTGCAGGTGGTCGTGAAGGGCAGCTACCCCCAGGTGCTCGACTACGTGAACGGCCTGCAGACCGGCAAGCGACTCTTCCTCGTCACGACGCTCGCGACGACGAAGAACTCTGAGAACGACGGCGTCGTTGAGGCGAACATCGGTGGGCTCGTCTACGCGGCGCTGACTCCCGATCTGATCGGCGCCGACCTGATCGCAGACGCACAGTAGAAGTGGGCGGATGCCGCAGCCGCGGCATCCGCCCACCTCGAAGAAACGGCCCCCTTTCGCACGGGAAGGGGGCCATTTCTCCGAGTTCGGCGCGACACACCCGACTTTGTCGCGGGAGCTGCCGCGAGGCTCATGACGATTGTTGCGGGGCATTGCTACAGTTACGGCTGAACTGGGCGCCATTGTGCGCGGGAGGAGAGTCAGCATGAGCGACACCACGCCGGAGCACGAGAACAACGAGGGCGAGGTCAGCGAAGCGCACGACAGCGAGTCGGGCGGGGCTGGAACCGTACCCACGAACGATGAGGCGATCGATCTCGCCAACGAGCCGGAGTCCGCTCCTGCCGCGAACACCGCGGTCTTCGACGACTCGGTCTTCGCAGAGACAGCGGCCGGAGAGCCCGTCGCCGCCGATACGGATGTCGCAGCCGCTGCCGACTGGTCCGAGCCCGTTGCCGCCAAGCCCGTTGCGGCCGAGCCCACGGTCCAGGACGACGTGCACGACACCGTCATCGTGGAATCGGCGCCGGCAGCACGCGCCGAGCCAGCCCCTGCCGTACCGGTGGAGGCCGCCGAGGTTCCCGTTGCGTACCCCGTGGCACCGGTCGCTCCGCAGCAGCCGGCTCCCGAGATTGACTACGCCGCGGCCGGCGTCGGAGCTGCGGGTGTCGCCGGTGCCGCAGCAGCGGCATCCGCCACGCCCGGCGCCCTCTACGACCCCGCGACGACGAGCCCGACCGGCCAGTACGTCGCCAGCCCGCAGCCGATCTTCGTGCAGGCTCCGACGCCGCCGGCCAACAAGGGCAACCGTGGCATCGGCATCCTGATCGGCCTGCTCGCAACGCTCGCCTTCGCCCTGCTCTACGCTGCAGGCACCTACCTGATCAGCCTGAGCCAGAACGCGAGCGTCGAAACCGCGAGCGAGAGCTTCGCGCTGTTCATCAGCAAGCCGGTGTTCTACATCCCGGTGATCTTCTTCTTCGGCGCGTTCGCGCTACTCGTCGCGATCGTCAACCGGGGCGGCTGGTGGGCATACGTGCTCGGCGGTTTCGCCGTCGCCGTGATCGTGTACTTCTCCTTCATCGGCGGTTCGCTGCTCACCGTGAACGCCTGGGAGATGACCCCGAGCCAGGCCGCCCAGTTCATTGCCGGCCAGTGGCTGAACCCGGTCGCGATCATCGCCGCGATCGCCGCCCGCGAGGTGCCGATCTGGTTCGGCGCCTGGATCGCCGCCCGCGGCCGCAAGGTGACCGCCCGCAACATCGAGGCCCGGCGCGAGTACGACCGCGTGCTGGCTGAGGGCCCGACGCTCACGCGCCCGTAGCGTTCGCGCGACACGCGCTAGAAACGACACTGTCGCTGCAGAACTTTCTGCAGCGACAGTGTCGTTTCTGCAGCCCACCGTCGGTGGCATAGTGGAGACAAGCCCGATGGGAGCAGGCCATGATCCCGCTCGATGAAACCGAGTACCGCCGATACGCGTCGACCCTCGCCTTCTTCGCGCTCGGCCTCTACGTCGCGCTCGTCGTGGCGAGCTTCGGCATGCTGAGCCTGTTCCTCGATCGGGAGGTGGTGGCCCAGACGGATGCCGGCCCGCTCGTCGGCCCGATCATGGTCGGTGCCGCGACGCTCGCCCTCTTGCTCGTGATGTGGGCCGGCGTCGGCCGAGCGGGGCACGCGATGCACACCGTGCCGGTGAGCATGGTGCTGCTCGCGGCCGGGCTCAGCTACCTCTTCTACGGCTTCGCCGGTGGCGTCGTCTACGGGCTGAACGCCGGCAACGCGGTGGTTCCCGACGAGGGCACCGGAGTCGGCGGAGTACCGACCGAGCCGATCAGCGCCCTGCTCTTCCTCGCGGAGCAGCTGACGAGCCCATTCGCCGCCGCGGTCGCGCTCTGGGCCGGCATCGTCGCGCTGCTGTACTTCGTGCTGCTGATCTGGCGGGCCCACGGTGGCCAGCGCCCGCGCTGGCCGTGGGAGAAGCGCTCGCAGTAGGGGTGCAAAGCCTGAAGCGGTTGAAACCGGCCCAGTATCCGGTTCGGTTCTAGGGATTTCCTGATTTTTGGCTGCCGCCTTTCGCGACGCTTCGCGTCGCGCTCGCGTCGGTCACGGCTTGGGAGTACCGTTTGAGCTTATG encodes:
- a CDS encoding prepilin-type N-terminal cleavage/methylation domain-containing protein; amino-acid sequence: MHRVATAERGFTLVELLVYMLLMVLVLAVAGGLLSTTLIQSTTVRAVDNSSTAAQLAADSIETGIRNSSDFSLSTPIGNDQLLVARVASNDATLTWSCVAWYYSASGRSLRMTRSATAIAAPTAAQLSSWTLLVDGVSPISGNSVFATTTGRRLTIAFNGLAGDHPPVAITTSAFGRAGATGSVSCY
- the pilM gene encoding type IV pilus assembly protein PilM; this translates as MANSVVGVDITSTAVRAVEVGDPGRSKATVLRHFEIALPEGAVSRGEVIETNTVAQALKQLWARGGFKSKDIVLGMGNQRVLARDLTVPKASLRRIRESLPFEVHDMLPVPVADALLDFYPVSEGESEHGPVVHGLLIAAVKAAVLGNVAATQKAGLNTVDVDLIPFALTRALISRPGIAGTAALVDIGADTTTVVIARDGVPQFVRIIPTGGDDITVALRSGLETDTAGAEGVKRSLGLASSVASREEQAAVEVIYRVALEQLSSLRNTISYFVNTRPEDPVQQIVLSGGGAQLPGLVNALGEMTRLPVVLGDPFSNVSIARSADEEQLRQRGSTFTVALGLALGSAA
- a CDS encoding prepilin peptidase; the encoded protein is MTPLAAPQLLTALTLAVGLFGLLIGSFLNVVVYRVPAGLSIVSPPSACPGCGAQIRPGDNVPVLSWLLLRGKCRACREPISARYPLVELGTGLAFAIVTVWLVVLVSTGGVSTSSASGDGSTSAVVANVLMLLAYLYLAAISIALALIDIDTHRLPNAIVLPSYVVAAVLLAASGLMAQDFDALLWTAIGGIAMWMAYFVMAFIYPAGMGFGDVKLAGVLGLYLGFLGLGPLLVGAFAAFVLGGIFAVVLLITKRAGRKSGIPFGPWMLLGAWLGIFWGDAIWQGYLGLIGL
- a CDS encoding DUF6121 family protein, which gives rise to MIPLDETEYRRYASTLAFFALGLYVALVVASFGMLSLFLDREVVAQTDAGPLVGPIMVGAATLALLLVMWAGVGRAGHAMHTVPVSMVLLAAGLSYLFYGFAGGVVYGLNAGNAVVPDEGTGVGGVPTEPISALLFLAEQLTSPFAAAVALWAGIVALLYFVLLIWRAHGGQRPRWPWEKRSQ